A stretch of the Aegilops tauschii subsp. strangulata cultivar AL8/78 chromosome 4, Aet v6.0, whole genome shotgun sequence genome encodes the following:
- the LOC109774404 gene encoding ASI1-immunoprecipitated protein 1 isoform X3 — MANPNEHAEGMMGEHAEKEYADFEARVKRTIYIDHLSPVVTRQVIRAALSQCAHVVSVEFVENYTIPYDIPAAALVELDDESQARSAVDLMRDFPFIIGGMPRPVRASLARPEMFPDRPSPPGSKMEFLWLKQGDPEYDGMSKLKSLAKRQEAENMALIKNILEEEKELAAQQQIMLDANYYKYDLLENIVQNGTVKNLAGHYRVNLFDG; from the exons ATGGCGAATCCCAACGAACATGCCGAGGGTATGATGGGAGAGCATGCTGAGAAGGAGTATGCCGATTTCGAGGCGAGGGTCAAGAGGACGATATACATCGACCACCTCTCCCCTGTGGTCACTCGGCAGGTTATCCGAGCGGCTCTTTCTCAGTGTGCTCATGTTGTCAGCGTGGAGTTCGTTGAGAACTACACGATCCCGTACGACATCCCTGCCGCCGCGCTGGTGGAATTGGACGACGAGTCGCAGGCCAGGTCTGCTGTGGACTTGATGCGAGACTTCCCCTTCATAATCGGCGGAATGCCCAGGCCTGTCCGGGCCAGCTTGGCAAGGCCCGAAATGTTTCCTGATCGTCCGAGCCCGCCCGGCTCGAAGATGGAGTTCCTTTGGCTGAAACAAGGAGATCCGGAGTATGATGGGATGAGTAAACTGAAGAGCCTTGCAAAGAGGCAGGAAGCAGAGAACATGGCGCTTATCAAG AATATactggaggaggagaaggagctgGCGGCTCAGCAGCAGATAATGCTTGACGCCAACTACTACAAATACGACTTGCTTGAGAACATCGTGCAAAACGGGACCGTCAAGAACCTTGCTGGCCATTATAGGGTCAACTTGTTCGACGGCTGA
- the LOC109774404 gene encoding ASI1-immunoprecipitated protein 1 isoform X2 codes for MANPDVHVESLGAPMANPNEHAEGMMGEHAEKEYADFEARVKRTIYIDHLSPVVTRQVIRAALSQCAHVVSVEFVENYTIPYDIPAAALVELDDESQARSAVDLMRDFPFIIGGMPRPVRASLARPEMFPDRPSPPGSKMEFLWLKQGDPEYDGMSKLKSLAKRQEAENMALIKNILEEEKELAAQQQIMLDANYYKYDLLENIVQNGTVKNLAGHYRVNLFDG; via the exons ATGGCGAATCCCGACGTACATGTTGAGA GCCTCGGCGCCCCCATGGCGAATCCCAACGAACATGCCGAGGGTATGATGGGAGAGCATGCTGAGAAGGAGTATGCCGATTTCGAGGCGAGGGTCAAGAGGACGATATACATCGACCACCTCTCCCCTGTGGTCACTCGGCAGGTTATCCGAGCGGCTCTTTCTCAGTGTGCTCATGTTGTCAGCGTGGAGTTCGTTGAGAACTACACGATCCCGTACGACATCCCTGCCGCCGCGCTGGTGGAATTGGACGACGAGTCGCAGGCCAGGTCTGCTGTGGACTTGATGCGAGACTTCCCCTTCATAATCGGCGGAATGCCCAGGCCTGTCCGGGCCAGCTTGGCAAGGCCCGAAATGTTTCCTGATCGTCCGAGCCCGCCCGGCTCGAAGATGGAGTTCCTTTGGCTGAAACAAGGAGATCCGGAGTATGATGGGATGAGTAAACTGAAGAGCCTTGCAAAGAGGCAGGAAGCAGAGAACATGGCGCTTATCAAG AATATactggaggaggagaaggagctgGCGGCTCAGCAGCAGATAATGCTTGACGCCAACTACTACAAATACGACTTGCTTGAGAACATCGTGCAAAACGGGACCGTCAAGAACCTTGCTGGCCATTATAGGGTCAACTTGTTCGACGGCTGA
- the LOC109774404 gene encoding ASI1-immunoprecipitated protein 1 isoform X1: MFSSFGAVYCKCLGAPMANPNEHAEGMMGEHAEKEYADFEARVKRTIYIDHLSPVVTRQVIRAALSQCAHVVSVEFVENYTIPYDIPAAALVELDDESQARSAVDLMRDFPFIIGGMPRPVRASLARPEMFPDRPSPPGSKMEFLWLKQGDPEYDGMSKLKSLAKRQEAENMALIKNILEEEKELAAQQQIMLDANYYKYDLLENIVQNGTVKNLAGHYRVNLFDG, translated from the exons ATGTTTTCCAGTTTCGGCGCTGTTTATTGTAAAT GCCTCGGCGCCCCCATGGCGAATCCCAACGAACATGCCGAGGGTATGATGGGAGAGCATGCTGAGAAGGAGTATGCCGATTTCGAGGCGAGGGTCAAGAGGACGATATACATCGACCACCTCTCCCCTGTGGTCACTCGGCAGGTTATCCGAGCGGCTCTTTCTCAGTGTGCTCATGTTGTCAGCGTGGAGTTCGTTGAGAACTACACGATCCCGTACGACATCCCTGCCGCCGCGCTGGTGGAATTGGACGACGAGTCGCAGGCCAGGTCTGCTGTGGACTTGATGCGAGACTTCCCCTTCATAATCGGCGGAATGCCCAGGCCTGTCCGGGCCAGCTTGGCAAGGCCCGAAATGTTTCCTGATCGTCCGAGCCCGCCCGGCTCGAAGATGGAGTTCCTTTGGCTGAAACAAGGAGATCCGGAGTATGATGGGATGAGTAAACTGAAGAGCCTTGCAAAGAGGCAGGAAGCAGAGAACATGGCGCTTATCAAG AATATactggaggaggagaaggagctgGCGGCTCAGCAGCAGATAATGCTTGACGCCAACTACTACAAATACGACTTGCTTGAGAACATCGTGCAAAACGGGACCGTCAAGAACCTTGCTGGCCATTATAGGGTCAACTTGTTCGACGGCTGA